A single genomic interval of Candidatus Methylomirabilota bacterium harbors:
- a CDS encoding MoaD/ThiS family protein gives LRRFINIYVNEEDIRFLQAKKTALKDGDQVSIVPAIAGGR, from the coding sequence AGCTCAGGCGCTTCATCAACATCTACGTCAACGAGGAGGACATCCGCTTCCTCCAGGCGAAGAAGACCGCGCTGAAGGACGGCGACCAGGTGTCCATCGTCCCCGCCATCGCCGGAGGCCGCTGA
- a CDS encoding NIL domain-containing protein, giving the protein MGATTRMRLRLTFPAHLVQEPIVYRLVKDFDIVINIRRADVKADHGWMALELDGDPAALERGVRWLKEKGVQVDPIERDVISP; this is encoded by the coding sequence GTGGGCGCGACGACGCGGATGCGCCTGCGCCTGACGTTCCCGGCGCACCTCGTCCAGGAGCCGATCGTCTACCGCCTCGTGAAGGACTTCGACATCGTCATCAACATCCGGCGGGCCGACGTGAAGGCCGACCACGGCTGGATGGCGCTCGAGCTCGACGGCGACCCGGCGGCGCTCGAGCGCGGCGTCCGCTGGCTCAAGGAAAAGGGCGTCCAGGTCGATCCGATCGAGCGCGACGTCATCAGCCCGTAA